DNA from Patescibacteria group bacterium:
CATCCGATCCGCAGCCAACATATCTAATTCCATCCTTCAAACTTTTTAGAACATAAACTTGATATGGCATATATGTAAACAGCTCCCCCGCCAGAGGCGGGCAAGAAAGGCTGCTGTCCTACCATTGGACGATCCCCCAAAATTCTAATTATTTTTAAACAGCTCCCCCGCCAGAGGCGGGCAAGAAAGGCTGCTGTCCTACGCGCCCGCCTTGGGCGGGCCATTGGACGATCCCCCAAAATCAATTACAAATTATGAATTATAAATTATAAATTTTTTCTATTTTACTGCCAAATCTCGCCTTACAATAAAAGCACCAGAAGAGCGGCGCTTATTAAAAATATAGGTTATTTTTGATTTTTTGTCAAAAAAAGCGCGGCTGGAATATCCAACCGCGCGGCTTCTGGCAATACAACGTTTCAAATAGACCCAACTTCTATTCCGGGAAGGATTTTTTTGATCTCATCGCTTGCGGAAATTACCCAGCGATCTTCCTGGCGGATAAGTTTCACGTGCCCCCTGATCACCAGATTCATCACCCAGCTTTGGATGGCCCGCTCCTTTTCATTTACCCGAGCAGCCAATGTTTCCGGCGTATCGTCAGGACGGATCAGCACCGGCCATTTCGTAATGATTGGACCAGCATCGTAATCGTCGGTGACGAAATGCATGGTCACGGCTGATTCAGCAATTTCCCCGCGGTGATAGGCCTCCATTACTGCCTCATGAACATGGTGGCCATATTTCCCCTTGCCGCCGAACGGGCCGGAACGGCCGCGGCCTTCCAGCGGACCGGGATGGATATTGACTGTTTTCCTCGGATCCAAGCCGGCAGTCTTTAAAACCCAGCCGGACAAGGCGACGAAATCCGCCCGATACTGACGGACGATTTCTCGATAATGGTCGGCATCAAACGGCCCTTGAAAAAGATGAAAACGCACATTGAGTTTTTTGGCAAGCTTGTTTACGCCGCCTTCAGGATATTGTGAAACAACGGCAGCGATGTGCGCATCCAAAAAAGAACCGGAAAGACAGGAATGCTCACGCAACTCTCTGAAACCGCTGCCGCCGCCAGTTGGGGTGCCGGAAGCGAAAACTATGATTGAACTGCTCATTCAAAACCTCCTCGTTAAATGTGGGTTTATTGTGATAGGTGCGAAGTAAGAGTTTAACCTAAATCAAACTGCTTTGTCAATCAGGAAACGAAAAAGTTTTTTCGACCAGATCGGACCGGCGTAAGCGACGCCGATGCGGGGGGTGCGCCTGATCGTTGATCCGGAAATTTTTACGCCGCGGTCCTCGAACCAGAGGCCGGTTTTTTTAATCGCTAATTTTTTATTGAAACGGCGGTCGACTTTTAAAAATCTAGTGAGTTTGCCGGGACCGTCCAAACCACCCCCAGACCCCTCCTTCGAAAGGAGGGGGGAAAAACCACCCCCAAACCCCTCCTTTGAAAGGAGGGGGGATACGGCGCCGCGGAGAAGGATTGCCGCGGGATAATCTTTCGGACCGGTGACGATATTAAGCATCTCATACATGCCATAACAGAGATAAACATAAAAATATCCGCCTCGGCCGAACATGATCGCGTTGCGCTCCGTCATCCCCCGTGAAGCATGCGAGGCTTTATCTTTTGGGCCGTCATAAGCTTCGACTTCAGTGATCATCACCGCTATCTCGCCTTCCCGGCGTAACACACCCCGTCCGCGCGGCGCGGCCACCCCTCTCCCACGCTTCGCTTCACTTTGCGGGGCAAGCGAGAGGGGAATTTTTCGGACCAAAAATTTGCCCAGCAGGTCTTGGGCGACTTGCAGGGTCGGGCGAGCGAAAAAACTTTTAGGCAGAATCTTTCTCATAAGGATATTATAAGCTGGCGTTAAAATAGCCGCAAGGATCGCCCGGGACGCTAAAAATAAACGTTGCAGCCCCCTTCGGGAGGCCGCAACGCAACAAAATGTTTTTTATCTATCAGTCCTATTGAACCTTGATCTCTGTCTTGCCTTTCATCTCCTTGTCGGTCTTTTTTGCAAAACCGTCAAAGGAACGGAGAATTTCGACCGGCGTCGCAAAGACGATCGTGTTGGATTGGTCAGAAGAAATATCGTTAATCGACTGTAAAGTTCTCAGATGCAAAGCGCCGGTAGAAGCCGATAAAATTTCAGCGGCTTTGGCGATATTGGAAGCAGCCGCCAATTCACCCTCGGAGTTGATGATCACTGCCCGCTTTTCTCTTTCCGCTTCCGCCTGTTTGGCGATCGTGCGCTCCATCGATTCAGGCAAAGAAACGTCTTTCAATTCCACGTTATTCACTTTAAGGCCCCAGGCTTCGGTTTCCTTATCCACGATCTCGCGAATACGGTCGGCGATCTTGTCGCGGCTGGCCAAAAGCTCGTCCAAAGAAACCTCGCCGACGATATTTCTCATCGTGGTTTGGGCATATTGAGAAATGGCGTAATAAAAATTTTCAACTTCAATGACCGCTTTGGACGCGTCAGAGATCTTATAATAGATGACGGCATTGACGGTAACCGAAACGTTGTCGCGGGTGATCGCCTTCTGATCCGGCACGTCAACCGCTTTGATGCGCATATCGACTTTTTGGTAAGTCTGAAAAACCGGAATGACCAGTCTCCAGCCCGGATTCATAATGCCGGTAAACCGGCCCATGGTGAATCTGACGCCGCGCTCATACTGATTGATCTGCTTCAAACTGGCCAGAAAAAGAACGACCAAAATAATAATTAACGGCCAAAATATTCCCATAGTTTTTCGGCTTCCCCTGATAGCAATGGGTCTGTCGCCGAATGCCGTTTTGGCCTAAATCTTCATCTTTTGGTAAATTTTTTAAAAAATATTTCAGCTGATATAGTCATATCACCTTCAATATTTTTTAAAAAATTTCCTCAAAATCTGAAAAATTTATGCTCAAAGAGCATTCGACGACAGACCCATAATCATATCGGGTTAAAAGCATTAAAAAATTATTTAAATTATCTTTAAGAATAGCAAATTTTCGGCTAAAAATCAAGTTGCGAACTTAAAAGCGGCAGTCCCCTGACGGGAGACTGCCGCATGGCAAAAAATATACTAAATACCAAATACTTTATACTTTATACTAATCTACGCTTGCGCGTAACGACGGGCCGCCCACCAGCTGGCCAGGATATTGATCGCGGCAATACCAACGAATTCGCCGCCGAAGATTTCGAAGAAGTGGCGGTTAAAATAATCAATCAGATTGATATTGTAGCCGACGAAAAACGCTTCCAAATACGGCTGCAACAAGGAGAGGAAAGGATAAAACAGCAAGATAATAATGATCACGCCGAACAAAGTGTAAAAAAGGCTGGAAACCAAAAACGGCAAATAAATAAAGGAGTTGGGCGCCCCGACCAAGCGCATGATATTTATTTCCATATTATGCGTGTAAATGGCGACGCGGATCGCGTTGAAAATAACCATTAAGGTGATAAAGACGAAAATCGCGCTCAAGATCAAACCGGCCTTGGTGACTTTGTCGGTCACGGAATTAATTTTATCGAGCATGGTCTGGTAGTCAGTAAAATTCCGCGAATCAATGATCGTCGAGGCGATGCGGTCCAGTCCGTGCGTCAAATTATCGATGGCGTCGGCGTTCTTCGGCTGAATGATCAAAGTCGGCGTCAGCGGATTTTTTCCCAATTCCCGCAGCGCCTGCAAAATTTCCGGATTATCGCTGTTGTTCCGCTGAAAGATGCTCAACGCTTCCTCCTTGGAAACATATTTGACCGCTTTCACGTCGCTTAAATTTTCCACTTGCGCTTTTAAAGCCATGATCGCGTTTTCTTCAGCGTCCGGTTTGAGATAAAGGCTGACGTCGATTTTATCTTTGATGGCGCCGATAGCGGCATCACCGATCACTTTCACCACCAACAGCATATTGATGGAAAAAAGCGCTAAAATCAAAATCATCACTGTCACGATCGACAGCCAAATGTTGCGGGACAAATCCTGTAAGCTGAATTTTATAATTCTGTAAAGCGAGAGAAAAAACATATAGTATTTATTGAAACCCACCCCGTCCGCCCGGGGCGGACACCCCTCCTGGGGAGGGGAATAATATGAAACCCACCCCGTCCGCCCGGGGCGGACACCCCTCCTGGGGAGGGGAATAAATTTTAAATTGAAAATTAAAGAAGGTACTTCGCCCTTTCCCGGTCGGAAACGATGCAGCCGTTGTCGATGGTGATCACTCTTTTGTTGAGGCGATTGACGATCTCTTTATTGTGGCTGACTAAGACGACTGTGGTACCGAACTTATTGATATGCAAAAGCAAGTCGGTGATCTCATTGGCGTTGATCGCGTCC
Protein-coding regions in this window:
- a CDS encoding formyltransferase family protein, giving the protein MSSSIIVFASGTPTGGGSGFRELREHSCLSGSFLDAHIAAVVSQYPEGGVNKLAKKLNVRFHLFQGPFDADHYREIVRQYRADFVALSGWVLKTAGLDPRKTVNIHPGPLEGRGRSGPFGGKGKYGHHVHEAVMEAYHRGEIAESAVTMHFVTDDYDAGPIITKWPVLIRPDDTPETLAARVNEKERAIQSWVMNLVIRGHVKLIRQEDRWVISASDEIKKILPGIEVGSI
- a CDS encoding DNA-3-methyladenine glycosylase; its protein translation is MRKILPKSFFARPTLQVAQDLLGKFLVRKIPLSLAPQSEAKRGRGVAAPRGRGVLRREGEIAVMITEVEAYDGPKDKASHASRGMTERNAIMFGRGGYFYVYLCYGMYEMLNIVTGPKDYPAAILLRGAVSPLLSKEGFGGGFSPLLSKEGSGGGLDGPGKLTRFLKVDRRFNKKLAIKKTGLWFEDRGVKISGSTIRRTPRIGVAYAGPIWSKKLFRFLIDKAV
- a CDS encoding slipin family protein, whose protein sequence is MGIFWPLIIILVVLFLASLKQINQYERGVRFTMGRFTGIMNPGWRLVIPVFQTYQKVDMRIKAVDVPDQKAITRDNVSVTVNAVIYYKISDASKAVIEVENFYYAISQYAQTTMRNIVGEVSLDELLASRDKIADRIREIVDKETEAWGLKVNNVELKDVSLPESMERTIAKQAEAEREKRAVIINSEGELAAASNIAKAAEILSASTGALHLRTLQSINDISSDQSNTIVFATPVEILRSFDGFAKKTDKEMKGKTEIKVQ
- a CDS encoding permease-like cell division protein FtsX, encoding MSRNIWLSIVTVMILILALFSINMLLVVKVIGDAAIGAIKDKIDVSLYLKPDAEENAIMALKAQVENLSDVKAVKYVSKEEALSIFQRNNSDNPEILQALRELGKNPLTPTLIIQPKNADAIDNLTHGLDRIASTIIDSRNFTDYQTMLDKINSVTDKVTKAGLILSAIFVFITLMVIFNAIRVAIYTHNMEINIMRLVGAPNSFIYLPFLVSSLFYTLFGVIIIILLFYPFLSLLQPYLEAFFVGYNINLIDYFNRHFFEIFGGEFVGIAAINILASWWAARRYAQA